From Parasphaerochaeta coccoides DSM 17374, a single genomic window includes:
- a CDS encoding tyrosine-type recombinase/integrase, which produces MNHQVFEEYCDYIRNVKGLSAHTEKAYRHDLFVFGEFLEKFSISVHDVSPSDIRSFLVWLPERRKDFSPGTVQRLKSTINGFYTYVVRRGKIEKNPVALISLRSASRRLPTVLEKSETERLLNLPWNDFSSLRDVLILNLLYSTGCRRSELLAIDVDDLETGQERILIHGKGGRERYVFLTPRVTKLLGKYLSERKELLSRLEPAEKEGADWNALLLSNGRRKGKRLSTGIITSIFGKYKRELEIHKAFTPHVLRHTFATHLLDNDAGIRTVQELLGHVNLSTTQIYTHVSAERLRKVYDACHPHGRKKE; this is translated from the coding sequence ATGAACCATCAGGTCTTTGAGGAATATTGTGATTACATACGGAATGTCAAAGGTCTTTCCGCTCATACGGAGAAGGCATACCGCCACGATCTTTTTGTTTTCGGTGAATTCCTTGAGAAATTTTCCATTTCCGTTCATGATGTTTCTCCTTCGGATATCCGTTCTTTCCTTGTATGGCTACCGGAACGACGCAAAGACTTTTCTCCTGGAACAGTCCAACGTTTGAAAAGTACAATCAACGGTTTCTATACATATGTCGTGCGCAGAGGAAAGATTGAGAAGAATCCGGTCGCCCTTATTTCTCTGAGAAGTGCTTCTCGTCGCCTGCCTACGGTGCTTGAGAAATCAGAAACTGAACGTCTGCTCAATCTTCCCTGGAATGATTTTTCCTCTCTCCGCGATGTTCTCATCCTTAATCTGCTGTATTCCACGGGCTGTCGGCGTTCGGAGCTTCTTGCCATCGATGTCGATGACCTGGAGACTGGGCAGGAAAGGATATTAATACATGGGAAGGGTGGACGGGAACGGTATGTTTTTCTTACTCCCCGCGTGACGAAGTTGCTGGGAAAATACTTGTCGGAGAGGAAAGAGCTGCTCTCTCGCCTGGAGCCGGCGGAGAAGGAAGGGGCAGACTGGAATGCCCTGTTGCTTTCCAACGGAAGAAGAAAAGGAAAAAGGTTGTCGACAGGAATCATCACTAGTATCTTTGGGAAATATAAGAGAGAATTGGAAATTCACAAAGCCTTTACCCCGCATGTCCTGCGCCATACGTTTGCGACGCATCTGCTCGATAATGACGCCGGCATCAGGACAGTACAGGAGCTTCTGGGACATGTGAATTTATCCACAACGCAGATTTACACCCATGTATCGGCGGAAAGGCTCAGGAAAGTATACGATGCCTGTCATCCGCACGGAAGGAAGAAAGAATGA
- a CDS encoding DNA-processing protein DprA, with protein sequence MKNEQVPSPTLKLAVSTSRLLGFPRKIDFLLFSATQPSKEELNQYIQRLPKEEQHIFHRYEAGIMEKDVMAALAWLAQRDHGRGGVVFLGEKEWPTAWETEEFHTLFYFFQGQRPNLGSILMQVTGTRRATPAALRAAYAFGLEMGYAGIPLLTGLSAGVEQASAEGVLDAGGEVIALLPGGLSYEYPYCPRLRRKILEKGTLLSCNLPTYPARPWSFSRKSQLSGTLATITVAIQYPACSGVRYVIEAALDHGREVYVHAAGTEDGQESIGSKRLVEEGAEVISSYCNVAKSQGRGFPFPQLMVSSQRMRPLDRCPCSSETPVHYKFGTWYSVRRTDEA encoded by the coding sequence ATGAAAAACGAGCAAGTTCCCAGCCCAACTCTGAAGCTGGCGGTCAGCACATCACGTCTTCTGGGGTTTCCCCGGAAGATTGATTTTCTTCTGTTCTCCGCTACCCAACCATCCAAAGAAGAATTAAATCAGTATATACAACGTCTTCCAAAAGAAGAACAACATATTTTCCACCGCTATGAAGCAGGAATCATGGAAAAGGATGTCATGGCGGCATTGGCTTGGCTCGCTCAAAGAGATCATGGACGGGGAGGCGTAGTGTTTCTTGGAGAGAAGGAATGGCCAACAGCATGGGAAACTGAGGAATTTCACACTTTGTTTTATTTTTTCCAAGGGCAACGCCCGAATCTGGGCTCTATTCTGATGCAGGTAACAGGTACCAGGAGGGCCACTCCCGCTGCCCTGAGAGCGGCATATGCCTTTGGTCTGGAAATGGGGTACGCGGGAATACCCTTGCTGACAGGTCTTTCAGCAGGCGTGGAGCAGGCTTCGGCGGAAGGCGTCCTTGATGCCGGAGGGGAAGTCATTGCATTGCTACCCGGAGGACTGTCCTATGAATATCCCTATTGCCCCCGTCTCCGTCGCAAGATACTGGAAAAAGGAACTCTCTTGAGCTGTAATCTTCCCACATATCCCGCACGTCCATGGAGCTTCTCCCGAAAAAGTCAGCTAAGCGGCACTTTGGCAACCATCACCGTGGCAATACAGTATCCGGCTTGTTCTGGAGTACGGTATGTCATTGAAGCCGCCTTGGACCATGGGAGGGAAGTCTATGTGCATGCCGCAGGTACGGAAGATGGACAGGAATCAATCGGAAGCAAAAGACTTGTGGAAGAAGGAGCGGAAGTCATATCATCATACTGCAATGTTGCAAAAAGTCAGGGCAGAGGATTTCCTTTTCCGCAGCTCATGGTATCGTCACAAAGGATGCGTCCATTGGACAGGTGTCCATGTTCTTCGGAAACCCCCGTGCATTATAAGTTCGGAACATGGTACAGTGTACGGAGAACGGATGAGGCGTGA
- a CDS encoding tyrosine recombinase produces the protein MPSSAISQLLEEYREHLLLERRLSPATVNVYVPVVREYVSFLETRGIGAEEAQADTISGYFIHKGQAGLGTRTLARNMSALRSFHRFLLLNDIRNDNPFELLDSPKLPRTLPRTMDYDSVDDILHEMELDDAIYARRDRAIFEVIYSCGLRVSELASLRIEDYSPESRLLRITGKRNKQRIVPVGDVAAELIDEYIISVRPAFIPKGRSSRFLFLNRYGQSLSRVMIWKLFKKYCMRIGVEAKVHTLRHSYATHLLKAGADLRSVQELLGHSDIRTTQIYTHVDTTDLQEQFRRFHPDAGQSENEQHEA, from the coding sequence ATGCCCTCATCTGCCATATCCCAGCTTCTTGAAGAATACCGCGAGCATCTGCTGCTTGAGCGGCGGCTTAGTCCGGCTACTGTGAATGTGTATGTGCCTGTGGTACGAGAATACGTCAGTTTCCTGGAAACACGGGGCATTGGTGCGGAGGAAGCGCAGGCGGATACAATCAGCGGGTATTTTATCCACAAGGGACAGGCGGGTCTTGGTACTCGGACATTGGCACGGAATATGTCTGCACTGCGTTCATTTCATCGTTTCCTGCTGCTGAATGACATTAGGAATGATAATCCCTTTGAACTTCTTGACAGCCCGAAACTGCCCCGTACCCTGCCACGGACCATGGACTATGATTCGGTGGATGATATTCTGCATGAAATGGAACTGGACGATGCTATATATGCACGACGGGATAGAGCCATCTTTGAAGTCATCTATTCCTGCGGACTACGTGTCAGTGAGTTGGCGTCATTGAGGATTGAGGATTATTCACCTGAATCCCGATTACTCAGAATCACGGGCAAGAGAAACAAGCAGCGGATAGTCCCGGTAGGAGATGTCGCCGCGGAGCTCATTGATGAATATATTATTTCAGTGCGTCCTGCTTTCATTCCCAAAGGTCGTAGCTCTCGTTTTCTTTTTCTTAATCGCTACGGGCAATCCTTGTCACGTGTCATGATTTGGAAGCTTTTCAAGAAATATTGCATGCGCATCGGAGTTGAAGCAAAAGTACACACCTTGCGTCATAGCTACGCCACGCATCTTCTGAAGGCTGGAGCTGATTTGCGCAGCGTCCAGGAACTGCTGGGACATAGCGATATCCGCACTACGCAGATTTATACTCATGTAGATACGACGGACCTTCAAGAACAGTTCAGGCGTTTTCATCCTGACGCAGGTCAGTCGGAGAATGAACAGCACGAAGCATGA
- the ftsZ gene encoding cell division protein FtsZ, with the protein MDLGMIEDLLQDEQTPPTDIKVLGVGGAGGNAVNRMIASGLKKVTFVTLNTDIQALQRSNAQVRLPLGKELTGGLGAGGIPEVGQKAAEESKEEIKRLLEGTDMVFITAGMGGGTGTGAAPIVAEVAKGLNILTVAVVTTPFAFEGKKKLLFAQSGIENLRKHVDTLILIPNQYLLNVVQNNTPIKQAFLMADEVLYQGVQGISELITEPGEINIDFADVRTVMKGKGDALMGIGFGEGANRAVDAARTAVSNPLLESTTIDGAKSVLVNLSGGDNLTLQEYQDVVEIVTESCAEDALIIAGQAYNPDLGDRIKVTVVATGFESRSQVMGGENLGAEHERRRMSESHGTTLVHEASANVRQGQTPGSMQQASPRIPLPPDSDVITVNRWQDLQQQLGKRTDASGDYSFPAVLRYQRGEKEDKE; encoded by the coding sequence ATGGATTTAGGAATGATCGAAGACCTGTTGCAGGATGAACAGACTCCGCCGACGGACATAAAGGTCCTGGGGGTCGGTGGCGCGGGAGGCAATGCGGTGAACCGCATGATTGCCAGTGGGCTTAAGAAAGTCACCTTTGTCACGCTTAACACGGACATCCAAGCCCTACAGAGGTCGAATGCCCAGGTACGCCTTCCTTTGGGGAAGGAGCTTACCGGAGGTTTGGGCGCCGGAGGCATCCCAGAGGTAGGGCAGAAGGCGGCAGAGGAATCAAAGGAAGAAATCAAGAGGCTGCTTGAAGGTACTGACATGGTCTTCATCACTGCCGGCATGGGCGGAGGCACGGGTACTGGCGCCGCTCCCATCGTGGCCGAGGTCGCAAAGGGCTTGAACATTCTTACCGTGGCGGTAGTCACTACGCCTTTTGCTTTCGAAGGAAAGAAAAAACTTCTCTTTGCCCAAAGCGGGATTGAAAATCTGCGCAAGCATGTCGATACCTTGATTTTGATTCCCAACCAATATCTTCTCAATGTCGTGCAGAACAATACGCCGATAAAACAGGCTTTTCTGATGGCTGACGAGGTTCTCTATCAAGGCGTACAAGGCATCAGCGAGCTGATTACCGAGCCTGGCGAGATCAATATTGATTTTGCCGACGTGCGCACGGTGATGAAGGGCAAGGGTGATGCTTTGATGGGCATTGGTTTTGGAGAAGGAGCAAACAGGGCTGTGGACGCCGCGCGCACGGCGGTCAGCAATCCTTTGCTGGAGAGTACGACGATAGATGGTGCCAAGAGTGTTTTGGTCAATTTGTCTGGTGGAGACAATCTTACTCTCCAGGAATATCAGGATGTGGTGGAGATTGTGACGGAGAGCTGTGCCGAGGATGCTTTGATCATCGCCGGACAAGCCTACAATCCAGATTTGGGTGACAGGATAAAAGTGACGGTCGTCGCAACGGGGTTTGAATCACGGTCCCAAGTCATGGGTGGAGAAAATCTCGGTGCTGAACACGAAAGACGCCGCATGTCCGAAAGTCATGGCACAACGCTTGTCCATGAAGCGAGCGCCAACGTCCGGCAGGGACAGACTCCCGGTTCCATGCAACAGGCATCGCCTCGTATTCCTCTGCCTCCTGACTCCGATGTAATCACCGTGAACCGTTGGCAGGATTTACAGCAGCAACTGGGAAAACGCACCGATGCTTCCGGAGATTATTCTTTCCCTGCTGTCTTGCGCTACCAACGGGGTGAGAAGGAAGACAAGGAGTAG
- the ftsA gene encoding cell division protein FtsA, which translates to MAGEKVIMGLDIGSSNVRAVIGSVSKDGQLMVDSICERPSEGVSSGAIVNIEQTIRTITSVISEAELQAGAEAKHVILGIGGSHIEGHPSQGVVGINAKDQEIKREDIFRSLDVARAFELPMDREILHTLVQDFMVDGRDGIKDPMDMLGHRLESRVLVVTGSSSICLNQRKCLQRAGYPVQRMVVQQLADAEIVLSNEEKEMGTILIDIGGGTTNMIVYVNGAPVYVGGVNLGGLNVTNDIAYILNKPRSIAEQVKIEYGCCHIPSVSDNEYCIIPQIGGMPSIRMPRKELSKIAEPRMAEIFSILQVELEKHQVQGSFGGGVVLVGGGALLSGATELASEIFRLPAHIGFPEALPGLDRSYINPGYSTVLGLLKTEAKKFKEFPSSTSSRGESKSGKGGGGFGKKFRSFFRTVF; encoded by the coding sequence ATGGCGGGAGAAAAAGTCATTATGGGGCTGGATATCGGAAGTTCCAATGTGCGTGCGGTCATCGGCTCCGTTTCCAAGGATGGACAGCTTATGGTTGACAGCATCTGTGAACGTCCGAGCGAAGGCGTGAGCAGTGGCGCCATAGTAAACATCGAACAGACTATCCGCACCATAACTTCAGTGATTTCCGAAGCTGAGTTGCAGGCTGGTGCGGAAGCAAAGCATGTGATTCTCGGCATTGGAGGCAGTCATATCGAAGGTCACCCCAGCCAGGGAGTGGTCGGTATCAATGCCAAAGACCAGGAGATCAAACGGGAAGACATATTCAGGTCCCTTGATGTTGCCCGTGCGTTTGAACTGCCCATGGACAGGGAAATCCTCCATACTTTGGTTCAGGACTTCATGGTTGACGGACGAGACGGCATAAAGGATCCAATGGATATGCTGGGGCATAGGCTGGAAAGTCGTGTCTTGGTGGTGACTGGCAGTTCCTCGATTTGTCTCAACCAAAGGAAATGCCTCCAGCGTGCCGGATATCCTGTACAAAGGATGGTAGTCCAACAGCTTGCGGACGCGGAAATAGTCTTGAGTAACGAAGAAAAGGAAATGGGTACTATACTGATAGACATAGGCGGTGGTACGACTAACATGATTGTCTATGTCAATGGTGCGCCAGTCTATGTTGGCGGTGTAAACCTGGGAGGACTGAATGTCACCAATGACATTGCCTACATCCTCAATAAACCGCGTTCCATTGCGGAACAGGTCAAGATTGAATATGGTTGTTGTCATATTCCCTCGGTGTCGGACAATGAATACTGCATCATCCCACAAATAGGGGGCATGCCCTCAATACGGATGCCCCGGAAAGAGCTGAGCAAGATTGCCGAACCACGGATGGCTGAAATATTCTCGATACTCCAGGTAGAACTTGAGAAACACCAAGTCCAAGGCTCCTTCGGGGGAGGCGTGGTTCTTGTCGGAGGAGGGGCGTTATTGAGTGGCGCTACCGAACTGGCAAGCGAGATATTCCGTCTTCCTGCTCACATAGGGTTCCCGGAGGCGTTGCCGGGGCTTGATCGTTCCTACATCAATCCCGGATACAGTACAGTCTTGGGACTTTTGAAGACCGAAGCCAAGAAATTCAAGGAGTTTCCATCTTCAACGTCCTCCCGCGGGGAATCAAAATCAGGAAAGGGTGGAGGCGGTTTCGGCAAAAAGTTCAGAAGTTTCTTCCGTACTGTTTTTTAA
- a CDS encoding cell division protein FtsQ/DivIB, giving the protein MTESVGRFFSRLLILLLVTAMVLLVGYLSLRWIPWFTVRNVSVKMDRDMKIPNDILRVTGPLKGRNSFALALNKMEASIMEIPMVEDVRISRRLPDGIEVDVRMYMPSVVIAASPADNMTQPETISPHIWIIKNGMLVAMPEDEVSYYGAIVPVIFVDNDYALVLQRYGLDDGFKKVVTLVGALGNAEDSSHTLITSMKYDNNNSRGFGRLVMEIPSCSAQLWIREEVSARRIMDALAVIVRNHASDDLSFLGNGTVRYDLYSDALVKRSAVDRTGRLY; this is encoded by the coding sequence ATGACTGAATCAGTCGGACGCTTTTTCTCCCGTTTGCTCATTTTACTTCTGGTTACTGCCATGGTTCTCCTGGTCGGTTATCTTTCCCTCCGTTGGATACCGTGGTTCACCGTTCGGAATGTTTCCGTCAAAATGGACAGGGACATGAAGATTCCCAATGACATCCTTAGGGTGACAGGGCCTCTCAAAGGTCGTAACTCTTTTGCTTTGGCTTTGAATAAAATGGAAGCCTCAATCATGGAAATTCCCATGGTAGAGGACGTACGTATCTCCAGACGCTTGCCAGATGGCATTGAAGTGGATGTCCGAATGTACATGCCGTCTGTCGTCATTGCTGCGTCTCCCGCAGATAATATGACTCAGCCGGAAACAATTTCCCCGCATATCTGGATTATTAAGAATGGTATGCTTGTGGCAATGCCTGAAGATGAAGTTTCTTACTATGGGGCAATTGTGCCCGTGATTTTTGTTGACAATGATTATGCTCTTGTCTTGCAACGATATGGATTGGATGATGGTTTCAAGAAAGTCGTGACGCTTGTCGGGGCACTGGGGAATGCTGAGGATAGTTCGCATACCTTGATAACGAGCATGAAATACGATAATAATAACAGTAGAGGCTTTGGGCGTCTGGTCATGGAAATTCCATCCTGCTCCGCCCAACTTTGGATAAGGGAAGAAGTAAGCGCCCGCAGAATCATGGATGCCTTGGCAGTCATCGTCAGGAACCATGCGTCGGATGATTTGAGTTTCCTTGGCAACGGTACGGTCCGTTACGACTTGTACTCTGACGCCCTGGTGAAAAGAAGCGCTGTAGATAGGACGGGGAGGTTGTACTGA
- a CDS encoding FtsW/RodA/SpoVE family cell cycle protein produces the protein MDGNWKRSGRHKDVWGRQERSEGVSWSPGDYDDVGSRATWEWSSSFLRHGEAPDGAGSGSLAPFTFLILLLVLTGLGLVMMYSASYDVALREGVPHYYYVMRQGIFALGACICFPLFRFLPMRLFKKISPALLLVAVMLMLLTLFTPFGRTISGGRRWLQIGPLPSFQPSEIVKPVVILFLSFWLADEGRKKKNKVIYLLVPCCVVLIFAGLILMQHAYTTAALFTGICLSLFIAGGVGLGTILFFLASIGMPAMIFLFGAPYRVRRLAAFLIPDLDPSGINWQVTNSLKAIKAGGWWGRGLGNSEYKLGLIPEVNTDFIFSVIAEENGFIGILLLFFLFFLFGLLGYRTYARMKTMDKGLSNAAFGITTMVIWQALVNVAVVTGALPPTGIPLPFFSQGGTNLFVILCECFLLYRIMLIAGGRAAMEPTGQRNRDGNERLPQLTDRGKTYLDMDTEVRHD, from the coding sequence ATGGATGGTAATTGGAAGAGAAGCGGACGACATAAAGATGTGTGGGGAAGACAGGAGAGAAGTGAAGGCGTAAGCTGGAGTCCCGGCGATTATGATGATGTGGGTTCCCGTGCGACTTGGGAGTGGTCTTCCTCATTCTTGCGCCATGGAGAGGCTCCCGATGGTGCTGGTAGTGGGAGCTTGGCGCCTTTTACATTTCTCATCCTACTCCTTGTACTCACTGGCTTGGGACTGGTCATGATGTATAGTGCTTCCTATGATGTAGCTCTGCGCGAAGGAGTTCCCCATTATTATTATGTCATGCGACAAGGAATTTTTGCCTTGGGAGCCTGCATATGCTTTCCGCTTTTTCGTTTCCTGCCCATGCGTTTGTTCAAGAAAATATCGCCTGCGCTCTTGCTAGTCGCGGTAATGCTGATGCTCCTGACGCTTTTTACACCATTCGGAAGGACGATAAGTGGCGGACGACGTTGGTTACAGATTGGCCCGCTCCCATCCTTTCAGCCTTCTGAGATCGTAAAGCCGGTTGTAATTCTTTTTCTGTCGTTCTGGCTTGCCGATGAAGGACGGAAAAAGAAAAACAAAGTGATTTATCTGCTTGTGCCTTGTTGTGTCGTGCTCATTTTTGCAGGCTTGATTTTGATGCAGCATGCGTATACGACGGCAGCGTTGTTCACAGGAATCTGTCTGTCCTTGTTCATTGCCGGAGGGGTAGGATTGGGGACGATTCTTTTCTTTTTGGCTTCGATAGGGATGCCTGCGATGATTTTTTTATTTGGCGCACCGTACAGGGTGAGAAGACTTGCCGCTTTTCTCATTCCAGATCTTGATCCTTCGGGTATCAACTGGCAGGTGACCAATTCCCTCAAGGCAATCAAGGCTGGAGGTTGGTGGGGAAGAGGCTTGGGCAACAGTGAATACAAGCTCGGTTTGATTCCAGAAGTGAATACTGATTTCATCTTTTCGGTTATTGCGGAGGAAAACGGATTCATTGGCATCCTTCTTCTTTTCTTTCTTTTTTTTCTTTTCGGGCTGTTAGGCTACAGAACCTACGCACGGATGAAGACTATGGATAAAGGACTTTCCAATGCAGCTTTTGGCATCACCACTATGGTGATATGGCAGGCTCTGGTCAATGTTGCTGTCGTCACAGGGGCTCTCCCTCCTACGGGAATCCCACTTCCATTTTTTTCACAGGGGGGGACAAATCTTTTCGTAATCCTTTGCGAATGTTTCCTGCTCTACCGCATCATGCTCATTGCGGGAGGCCGGGCTGCCATGGAACCGACGGGGCAGAGAAATCGGGATGGAAACGAGAGGTTGCCACAACTGACGGATAGAGGAAAAACATATCTGGATATGGACACGGAGGTGCGTCATGACTGA
- the mraY gene encoding phospho-N-acetylmuramoyl-pentapeptide-transferase → MLRMMLQYELSSMWKTVLIFSALLLSYVLTSLVCRKIISRGKISAISIPIKLELAVSQMKKAGTPSFGGIAFILGTTLSVFLLGDLRESYTWIPLVAIWIFGCIGFIDDYAKLTKNSSDGITSRQKMAMQIIAAGIVMFLVNSYSGMRSTHISLPWNPAKTIDIGAWYQIAALFYILYFVNAVNITDGLDGLAAGTGFSILVLFFLIAIIFGLGFGSSVIQSVISGSSLHLALVICAFLGGLLAFLWYNSNPAQVFMGDCGSHALGTLIAVTALLLKIELIALLASGVFLVEFMTSLLQIVTIRAWGRKFFSIAPIHHMYEQKGMSENKIVSRFRILGILCVIVAFIFFTYKYL, encoded by the coding sequence ATGTTACGCATGATGCTACAGTATGAATTGAGTTCCATGTGGAAGACAGTGCTGATTTTTTCAGCACTTTTATTATCTTATGTGCTGACATCTTTGGTGTGCCGGAAGATAATCAGCAGGGGAAAAATATCCGCAATCTCTATTCCTATTAAACTTGAATTGGCCGTCTCTCAGATGAAGAAAGCCGGGACGCCTTCCTTTGGAGGAATCGCTTTCATCTTAGGAACGACATTATCAGTTTTTCTCCTTGGAGATTTGCGGGAAAGTTATACGTGGATTCCTTTGGTTGCCATCTGGATTTTTGGATGCATCGGATTCATCGATGATTATGCCAAGCTCACGAAAAACTCAAGCGATGGAATCACATCTCGACAGAAGATGGCCATGCAAATCATTGCGGCAGGCATCGTAATGTTTCTGGTCAATTCATATTCCGGGATGCGTTCTACACACATAAGTCTGCCTTGGAATCCTGCAAAAACAATTGATATCGGCGCATGGTATCAGATTGCCGCCTTGTTTTATATCCTGTATTTCGTGAATGCCGTGAATATCACCGACGGACTTGATGGGCTGGCGGCAGGAACCGGGTTTTCAATCCTTGTGTTGTTTTTTCTTATCGCGATTATTTTTGGACTTGGCTTCGGAAGCAGCGTCATACAATCCGTCATCTCCGGTTCTTCCTTGCATCTTGCCTTGGTTATCTGTGCCTTCCTCGGCGGACTACTGGCTTTTCTTTGGTATAACAGCAATCCCGCGCAGGTATTCATGGGAGATTGTGGAAGCCATGCCTTGGGAACTTTAATTGCTGTGACGGCTTTGTTGCTCAAGATAGAATTGATTGCACTTCTTGCTTCGGGAGTATTCCTTGTTGAGTTCATGACATCCCTTCTCCAGATTGTAACCATACGGGCGTGGGGTCGGAAGTTTTTCAGCATTGCTCCTATCCATCATATGTACGAACAAAAAGGAATGTCGGAAAACAAGATTGTATCCCGGTTCAGGATTCTTGGAATCCTCTGTGTGATTGTCGCATTTATTTTCTTTACATATAAATATTTGTAA
- a CDS encoding UDP-N-acetylmuramoyl-tripeptide--D-alanyl-D-alanine ligase translates to MKIALGKHDATADYLATLGGCMLRRPRSRRKASFIRNLTIDSRSCDAGSLFIALPGSRSDGHLWIPDAISRGATTVLLHESRCGEFATLLDRTGTWALVAKEPLHALYRMATEYVSLLNGVTTIGITGSCGKTTTKEMLASILSQEFPTVKTPGNYNSTLGLPLSLMQIGDHHKYGVFEMGIDHIGEMDTMLGMLAPNHAVLTNIGISHAEKLGSISAIMTEKGKLLKNARNGYFMGMDEPSRKAMEHIAGHPQGFWGIHATEGVTGIRDEGLLGWTIIYQGTEIHVPAIGKHSLKDALAAISVARHLGVGEEFIKHGLEKVENLEGRSRVVSGDVTVIEDYYNAAASSTTSILDFMAATSWKGDKKVVLGDMKELGRYSDRAHEMIGRRLLLASPSSVFLYGTDTKKTWNILRSGGYAGQLVYSDDEHEVNRALERNIHRGDLVLVKGSRGMAMEKFLPVITAKNAILGGDRQCYA, encoded by the coding sequence ATGAAAATTGCGCTGGGTAAGCATGATGCCACGGCTGACTATCTTGCAACGCTCGGCGGCTGCATGCTCAGAAGGCCGCGTTCCCGTCGCAAAGCCAGCTTTATCCGCAATCTTACCATAGACTCTCGCTCTTGTGATGCCGGGAGCCTTTTCATAGCCTTGCCTGGATCCCGGAGCGATGGACACCTCTGGATTCCGGATGCAATTTCCCGTGGAGCCACGACTGTCCTGCTTCATGAATCAAGGTGCGGAGAATTTGCTACTTTGCTGGACAGGACGGGTACATGGGCACTCGTAGCCAAGGAACCCTTGCATGCCCTTTACCGGATGGCAACGGAATATGTTTCTTTGCTGAACGGAGTTACAACAATTGGGATAACAGGAAGCTGCGGCAAGACCACTACGAAGGAAATGTTGGCTTCCATTCTTTCCCAAGAGTTTCCTACGGTCAAGACTCCAGGAAATTACAATTCAACACTCGGATTGCCTCTAAGTCTCATGCAGATTGGGGATCATCATAAATATGGCGTCTTTGAAATGGGGATAGACCATATTGGCGAGATGGATACAATGCTTGGAATGCTTGCTCCCAATCATGCTGTCCTGACTAACATTGGCATTTCTCATGCTGAGAAACTAGGTAGTATCTCTGCAATCATGACTGAGAAAGGTAAGTTGTTGAAAAATGCGCGGAACGGTTATTTCATGGGAATGGATGAGCCGAGCCGCAAGGCAATGGAACACATTGCCGGACACCCTCAGGGTTTCTGGGGAATCCATGCCACCGAAGGAGTAACAGGCATCAGGGATGAGGGGCTTCTTGGCTGGACGATTATATACCAAGGTACTGAGATTCATGTGCCCGCCATAGGAAAACACTCCTTGAAGGATGCTCTTGCGGCAATTTCTGTTGCCCGGCATCTTGGAGTCGGTGAGGAGTTTATCAAGCATGGTCTTGAGAAAGTGGAAAACCTTGAAGGCCGGAGCAGGGTAGTTTCGGGAGATGTCACTGTCATAGAGGACTACTATAACGCAGCCGCGTCATCGACCACTTCAATTCTGGATTTCATGGCGGCTACATCATGGAAGGGTGACAAGAAAGTCGTACTGGGAGACATGAAGGAGCTTGGCCGCTATTCTGACCGTGCGCACGAGATGATTGGCAGACGTTTGCTTTTAGCATCGCCTTCCAGTGTGTTCCTGTATGGAACTGACACAAAGAAAACATGGAATATCTTACGTTCCGGCGGATATGCGGGACAGCTTGTCTACTCAGACGATGAACATGAAGTGAATCGAGCGTTGGAGCGGAACATCCATCGGGGTGACCTGGTGTTGGTGAAGGGTTCTCGCGGCATGGCAATGGAAAAGTTCCTTCCTGTAATCACAGCAAAGAATGCCATCCTTGGAGGTGACAGACAATGTTACGCATGA